The following are encoded together in the Nitrospiraceae bacterium genome:
- a CDS encoding PilZ domain-containing protein: MSGIEQAYIVQDMPERKSTRLKAKLRIFFSGGGVEGEGTVLDLSKTGCRVDCESEIVKDTDVEAWIYSPDYDWPLKIDRAVVRWVSPKVFGLEFLEILPAQKERLRLVLNEKKLGA; the protein is encoded by the coding sequence GTGTCAGGAATTGAACAGGCCTATATTGTTCAGGATATGCCGGAACGAAAATCCACTCGTCTGAAAGCCAAGCTCCGTATCTTCTTTTCTGGTGGCGGCGTCGAGGGAGAAGGTACGGTATTGGATCTCTCCAAGACCGGCTGTCGTGTTGATTGCGAAAGCGAAATCGTCAAGGATACGGATGTCGAAGCGTGGATCTATTCGCCTGACTATGATTGGCCGCTCAAAATTGATCGAGCAGTCGTTCGGTGGGTCTCACCGAAAGTGTTCGGCCTGGAATTTTTGGAGATCCTGCCTGCCCAGAAGGAGCGGCTTCGGCTGGTGTTGAATGAGAAGAAGTTAGGTGCGTGA
- a CDS encoding glutamine--tRNA ligase/YqeY domain fusion protein, producing MSETNGASNFIRDIVASDHAAGRHGGRVVTRFPPEPNGYLHIGHAKSICLNFGIAQDYPGGICHLRFDDTNPTTEDPEYVQAIQDDVRWLGFDWHGKLFHASDYFDRLYNYAVRLITKGKAYVDSLSADQIREYRGTLTEPGKDSPYRDRSVAESLDLFQRMRAGEFADGAHVLRAKIDMTSPNINLRDPVLYRIRHAAHYRTGTTWCLYPSYDYAHPLSDAIEGITHSLCTLEFEDHRPLYDWVVEQAESPHRPQQIEFARLNITHTVMSKRRLLELVGKKLVAGWDDPRLPTIKGLRRRGYTPESIRAFCEHIGVAKRDAVVEMQLLEHFIREDLNKRAQRAMAVLRPLKIVIENYPEGQVEQLDAINNPEDPSAGTRKVPFSRTLFMEQDDFREDPPKQFFRLAPGREVRLRYAYIIKCVGVTKDPQSGELTELRCTYDPETKSGSTGEQRKVKATIHWVSALHAAEAEVRLYNPLLTADLAKVPSDHDWTTYLNPRSLERITGCRIEPSLQHAIPGSRFQFERLGYFCVDSDSSPAKAVFNRTVALKDAWARIDKSQQTR from the coding sequence GTGTCTGAAACGAACGGCGCTTCGAATTTCATCCGCGACATCGTGGCGTCTGATCATGCTGCCGGGCGACACGGCGGACGTGTTGTGACACGTTTCCCCCCCGAGCCAAACGGTTATCTCCATATTGGCCATGCGAAATCCATTTGCCTCAACTTCGGCATCGCTCAGGACTATCCCGGCGGGATCTGCCATCTGAGGTTCGACGATACAAACCCGACCACAGAAGATCCGGAGTATGTTCAAGCAATCCAAGACGACGTACGCTGGCTGGGGTTCGATTGGCACGGAAAGCTGTTCCATGCCTCGGACTACTTTGACCGGCTCTATAATTATGCGGTGCGCTTGATCACCAAAGGCAAGGCGTACGTTGACAGCCTGTCGGCAGACCAAATTCGCGAGTACCGGGGAACGTTAACCGAGCCCGGGAAGGACAGCCCCTATCGCGATCGGTCGGTTGCTGAAAGTCTCGATCTATTTCAGCGCATGCGGGCTGGTGAATTTGCTGATGGAGCCCACGTTCTTCGAGCCAAAATCGACATGACCTCGCCGAACATTAATTTACGTGATCCGGTCCTCTATCGTATCCGACATGCCGCTCACTATCGGACCGGCACCACATGGTGTCTCTATCCATCCTACGACTATGCGCATCCGCTCTCGGATGCGATCGAGGGAATCACGCATTCTCTCTGTACATTGGAATTCGAGGACCATCGTCCGCTATACGACTGGGTGGTCGAACAAGCCGAGTCCCCACACCGGCCACAGCAGATCGAATTTGCCCGATTGAATATCACCCACACGGTGATGAGTAAGCGAAGGCTGCTGGAGTTGGTCGGGAAAAAACTCGTAGCCGGGTGGGATGATCCGCGTCTCCCCACGATTAAGGGCTTACGGCGGCGGGGGTATACTCCAGAGTCCATCCGGGCCTTCTGCGAACATATCGGTGTCGCCAAGCGAGATGCTGTCGTCGAAATGCAGTTACTCGAACATTTTATTCGCGAGGACCTCAACAAGCGAGCCCAGCGGGCCATGGCCGTGTTGCGTCCGCTGAAGATCGTGATCGAAAACTATCCCGAAGGGCAGGTTGAACAGCTCGACGCAATCAATAATCCTGAAGATCCTTCGGCCGGAACCAGGAAAGTTCCATTCTCACGTACCCTCTTTATGGAGCAAGACGATTTTCGCGAGGATCCGCCCAAACAATTCTTTCGCCTCGCTCCAGGCCGTGAAGTCCGGCTCCGGTACGCGTACATCATTAAATGCGTGGGGGTTACGAAAGACCCGCAAAGTGGCGAGCTAACCGAACTCCGTTGCACATATGACCCGGAGACAAAGAGCGGTTCAACCGGAGAGCAGCGTAAAGTCAAAGCGACGATCCACTGGGTCTCCGCCCTCCACGCGGCCGAAGCGGAAGTTCGTCTTTATAACCCGCTCTTAACCGCTGATTTGGCCAAAGTCCCGTCCGACCACGACTGGACGACATACCTCAATCCGCGGTCGTTGGAACGAATCACCGGCTGCCGTATAGAACCCAGTTTGCAACACGCCATTCCCGGCTCCCGATTTCAATTCGAACGTCTGGGGTATTTCTGTGTCGACTCGGATTCGTCTCCAGCCAAAGCGGTGTTCAATCGTACGGTCGCTCTCAAGGACGCCTGGGCGAGGATCGACAAATCTCAGCAGACTCGCTAG